The Deltaproteobacteria bacterium DNA segment GCGTCCTCGCCGAGCCCGACGTGCGCGACCCCTTCGGCCTGCGCGACCGCGCCATGCTCGAGACCCTCTACTCGACCGGGATCCGTCGGCTCGAGCTCGCGGGGCTACGCGTCACCGACCTCGACGCCGAGCGCGGGACGATCGTCGTGCGCCAGGGCAAGGGACGCAAGGACCGCATGATCCCGATCGGCGAGGCGGCGATCGCCTGGATCCGCCGCTACCAGGACGAGGTGCGCCCCGAGCTCGTCGTGCCGCCCGACGAAGGCGTGCTCTTCCTCAGCCGCGAGGGCGGCCCGCTCTCGCCGCGCTGGCTCACCGCCGTCGTCGGCCGCTACGTCGAGGCCGCCGGGATCGGCAAGCGCGGCGCCTGCCACCTCTTCCGCCACACCATGGCCACCGTCATGCTCGAGAACGGCGCCGACATCCGCTTCATCCAGCAGATGCTCGGCCACGTCCACCTCTCGACCACCGAGATCTACACCCAGGTCTCGATCCGCAAGCTCCAGCAGATCCACGCGCTGACCCACCCGACGGCGCGGATCGAGCCCGCTACGGCAAGACCTCTGCGGCCCCTCGGCGGCGACGAGGACGAGGCGCGTGCCGCGCTGCTCGCTTCCCTGGACGCCGAGGCGGTCGAAGAAGCGCACGACGTCGACAGCTCCGGCTGACCGCGGCGGTGCACTCCCGCCGCCGAGCGCCAGCCGCCGCGGCGCCGAGAAGCGGCCCGAATCGGCAGCGGTTCGGCAGCGCGACGGACGGCGGAAGAGCAGGAGCACGGCAGCTCGTGTGCACGGGTGGTGTCGAGAATCGAGCAGCGGAGAGGTGGTGCTGGGCCACGAAGGATGCGAGTGCAAGATA contains these protein-coding regions:
- the xerC gene encoding site-specific tyrosine recombinase XerC — encoded protein: MTARRRRRRRAAPPPPCAPAADEDPRSLGLWIRRHLEWLAVQNYSPRTIDARRRVLAGFHAWCAERALARPEEVTKPILERYQRWLFYRRKADGTPLSFRSQHHHLVPVRQLFRWLARENAIPWNPASELTLPRLEQRLPKYVLTAREALRVLAEPDVRDPFGLRDRAMLETLYSTGIRRLELAGLRVTDLDAERGTIVVRQGKGRKDRMIPIGEAAIAWIRRYQDEVRPELVVPPDEGVLFLSREGGPLSPRWLTAVVGRYVEAAGIGKRGACHLFRHTMATVMLENGADIRFIQQMLGHVHLSTTEIYTQVSIRKLQQIHALTHPTARIEPATARPLRPLGGDEDEARAALLASLDAEAVEEAHDVDSSG